From the genome of Virgibacillus siamensis, one region includes:
- a CDS encoding LysR family transcriptional regulator — translation MKIEDYELLLKLNEVGTIRGTAKIILISQPAVTQRLKYIEEYFGEMIFIRTSKRLMPTPAGEMILNHAKEVIVREENIKNSLSQSSDDVQGTLSIACSTLVSQRFLPSILSEYTKKFPKVAIDLVTGISEDIKKGHKKYHVSIIRGEKLKETVSERLFDDPLYIFDTEPFPNDKLKERPLISFKSDDSMHELVDNWLYYHQNQLKPVKNIRVDQIETCKQFMKEGLGMAVLPKSVSDSMMDEYPHISLELDGNPVTRDTWVCYQDGVRNLPQVDQFIKALLDEKFL, via the coding sequence ATGAAAATAGAGGATTACGAGCTGTTGCTGAAGTTGAATGAAGTAGGTACCATCAGGGGGACAGCCAAAATAATTTTAATTTCACAGCCAGCTGTTACCCAGCGGTTAAAATATATTGAGGAATATTTCGGGGAAATGATTTTTATTCGGACATCCAAACGCTTGATGCCAACTCCTGCAGGCGAGATGATATTAAATCATGCGAAAGAAGTGATTGTCCGGGAGGAAAATATTAAAAATTCGCTTTCACAATCCAGTGATGATGTGCAGGGTACGCTCTCTATTGCTTGTTCAACGCTTGTCAGTCAACGTTTTTTGCCATCTATTTTGTCCGAGTATACCAAGAAATTTCCTAAAGTGGCGATCGATCTTGTGACAGGGATCAGTGAGGATATTAAAAAGGGGCATAAAAAGTATCATGTGTCAATCATCCGTGGTGAAAAGTTAAAAGAGACCGTCAGTGAACGGCTCTTTGATGATCCGCTATATATTTTTGATACGGAACCATTTCCGAATGATAAACTTAAGGAACGCCCGCTGATTTCGTTTAAAAGTGATGACAGCATGCACGAATTGGTCGACAATTGGCTTTATTACCATCAAAATCAGCTGAAACCGGTCAAAAATATCCGGGTGGACCAGATTGAAACGTGTAAACAGTTTATGAAAGAGGGGCTGGGTATGGCGGTTTTGCCGAAAAGTGTCTCTGATTCAATGATGGACGAATATCCGCATATTTCGCTTGAGCTTGATGGTAACCCGGTAACAAGGGACACGTGGGTATGCTATCAGGATGGTGTTCGGAATTTGCCACAGGTGGACCAGTTTATTAAAGCGCTGCTTGATGAAAAATTCCTGTAA
- a CDS encoding organic hydroperoxide resistance protein, whose amino-acid sequence MSEVIFTSSATAKNGRDGHVKSDDGLIDLKLVNPANNKEDKGSNPEQLFAAAYASCFDGALNLVASKQKKEIDSETTAEVSFCKDTKDNGFKIAATLNITIEGVSQDDAEKLAEDAHQACPYSKATRGNIDVKLNAKAV is encoded by the coding sequence ATGAGCGAAGTAATTTTTACATCAAGTGCAACGGCAAAAAATGGAAGGGATGGACATGTTAAGTCCGATGATGGGTTAATTGATTTAAAATTGGTAAACCCGGCCAATAATAAAGAGGATAAAGGTTCCAATCCCGAGCAACTATTTGCGGCAGCATATGCTTCCTGCTTTGACGGTGCATTGAACTTGGTTGCATCGAAGCAAAAGAAAGAGATTGACTCTGAAACAACAGCAGAAGTAAGTTTTTGCAAGGATACGAAGGACAATGGTTTTAAGATTGCAGCCACATTGAATATTACGATTGAAGGGGTTAGTCAGGATGATGCTGAAAAACTGGCTGAAGATGCACACCAGGCGTGTCCCTATTCCAAAGCGACACGTGGAAATATTGATGTGAAATTGAACGCTAAGGCTGTATAA
- a CDS encoding aminoglycoside adenylyltransferase domain-containing protein, which yields MVYNWETCNTTTTDFVNFLLFETKEILRKNFIGFYIHGSLAMGGFNPSNSDIDLLVVTKHPIDTEMKKQLKRLFLKCSGNPYPIEISFLVKNHLINWQHPCPFDFHFSEYWRNTFESEGFNHLGNGLTRNDPDLAAHITITNQRGICVDGEPICEVFPVVPDRDYISSIMNDYEDCLENLRKDPIYCLFNLIRVYWYLKDGVISSKLEAGRWAQEFFPEELQYTLGKLMGSYTQQGTFLFNQNELILLKDYIDGNVKKLLES from the coding sequence ATGGTATATAATTGGGAAACCTGTAATACTACAACAACGGATTTTGTTAACTTTTTGTTGTTTGAAACAAAGGAAATATTACGGAAGAATTTTATCGGCTTCTACATACATGGGTCATTGGCAATGGGCGGCTTTAACCCGTCAAATAGTGATATTGATCTTCTGGTTGTAACGAAGCATCCAATTGACACTGAAATGAAGAAACAGCTTAAACGGTTGTTTTTGAAGTGTTCCGGAAACCCTTATCCGATTGAAATAAGTTTTTTGGTCAAGAACCATCTAATTAATTGGCAGCATCCATGTCCGTTTGATTTCCACTTCAGTGAGTATTGGCGAAATACTTTTGAATCTGAGGGGTTCAATCATTTAGGAAATGGATTGACTCGAAACGACCCGGATTTGGCAGCACATATTACGATTACCAATCAGCGCGGAATCTGCGTGGATGGTGAGCCTATATGCGAGGTTTTTCCTGTTGTTCCGGATCGGGACTATATTTCCTCCATAATGAATGATTATGAGGATTGTCTGGAGAATTTGCGGAAGGATCCAATATATTGTCTGTTCAATCTTATCCGGGTTTATTGGTATTTAAAAGACGGGGTAATTTCGTCAAAATTGGAAGCAGGCAGATGGGCACAGGAGTTTTTTCCGGAAGAGCTCCAGTATACACTGGGGAAATTGATGGGCAGTTATACGCAGCAAGGTACCTTTCTTTTTAATCAAAACGAACTAATATTATTGAAAGATTATATTGATGGAAACGTGAAAAAATTATTGGAATCATGA
- a CDS encoding IS256 family transposase: protein MAKPKRNPYSEELANKIIEEYQPKSVEDMQDALKDIFGPMFESMLKGEMNHHLGYESNDKAEKDTENRRNGYGKKNIHTSSGELDIQVPRDRDGSFDPKLIPKRKKDVSAIEDKVIAMYARGMSQRDISSTIEDIYGFSVSHDMVSDITDNVLPDLEEWQARPLSNCYAFVFVDCMYTTIRNQYETKKYAVYTILGYTMEGTKEILGLWLNETESKHKWMQIFDEIKARGVEDIFFISMDGVSGLEEGAQAIFPNVVVQRCMVHLIRNSVKYVPSKDYKPFTQALRKVYGAPSLKACHSAFESFKQQWAAYPGAIDVWKRNFNHVEQLYDYGSAIRKVMYTTNAVESIHSSFRKVTKKGAFPNENALLKLLFLRIQELEKKWDGGHIQNWAMVMNQLLVHDHFKDRVSKYLE from the coding sequence ATGGCAAAGCCGAAAAGAAATCCTTACTCCGAAGAATTAGCGAACAAGATTATTGAAGAATACCAGCCAAAGTCCGTTGAAGATATGCAAGACGCCCTGAAAGATATATTTGGACCTATGTTTGAGTCCATGTTAAAAGGAGAGATGAATCATCACCTGGGGTATGAATCGAATGATAAAGCTGAAAAGGACACGGAAAACAGGCGGAATGGATACGGAAAGAAAAACATCCATACCAGTTCAGGCGAACTGGATATTCAAGTTCCACGGGATCGTGATGGATCTTTTGATCCAAAACTTATCCCTAAACGGAAAAAGGATGTTTCTGCCATTGAGGACAAGGTGATAGCCATGTATGCCCGTGGAATGTCCCAACGTGATATCTCCTCCACGATTGAAGATATCTATGGATTTTCGGTTTCTCATGACATGGTTTCGGATATTACAGACAATGTATTGCCTGATTTAGAAGAATGGCAGGCCAGACCTTTAAGTAACTGTTATGCCTTCGTATTTGTGGACTGCATGTATACGACCATTCGAAACCAGTATGAAACGAAGAAATATGCCGTTTATACGATTCTTGGTTACACCATGGAAGGGACAAAAGAAATACTTGGATTATGGTTGAATGAAACAGAAAGCAAGCATAAGTGGATGCAGATTTTTGATGAAATCAAAGCCAGAGGAGTGGAAGACATTTTCTTTATTTCCATGGATGGTGTTAGTGGATTGGAGGAAGGGGCGCAAGCCATTTTTCCGAACGTTGTCGTTCAACGCTGCATGGTCCATCTGATTCGCAATTCCGTGAAATACGTTCCAAGCAAGGATTATAAGCCATTTACTCAAGCATTAAGAAAGGTATATGGTGCACCAAGTTTAAAAGCTTGTCACAGTGCCTTTGAATCCTTTAAGCAACAATGGGCTGCCTATCCGGGAGCGATTGATGTTTGGAAACGAAACTTTAATCATGTCGAACAGCTTTATGATTACGGCAGTGCCATACGTAAAGTCATGTATACGACAAACGCCGTAGAAAGCATCCACTCCAGTTTTCGCAAAGTAACCAAAAAAGGAGCATTCCCCAACGAGAATGCCCTGTTAAAGCTATTGTTTTTGCGAATCCAGGAATTAGAGAAAAAATGGGATGGTGGACACATCCAAAACTGGGCTATGGTGATGAATCAGCTTCTTGTGCATGATCATTTCAAAGACAGGGTCTCCAAATATCTTGAGTAA
- a CDS encoding Rqc2 family fibronectin-binding protein, producing MPFDGIVTRAVTHELNSKIIPGKITKIYQPTSSELVFTIRSQGKNHTLLLSIHPVYARLHLTDDTYRNPKEPPMFCMLLRKNLSGAIIESIEQYDMERLVTFHIKARNELGDISNKTLVLELMGKHSNFMLIDADKGHILDSLKHVPVSQNRYRTILPGQEYKLPPSQNKLNLLDIDGTSFIKKLDFNAGKIDSQIVGTLTGFSPMIAKEFVHRANLGSQDVYKNVFETIQQSIRENKYTPAIYQFRKEDFHVLPITFLEVSKTDYDTVNDMLDAFYSGKAERDRVKQQAKDLSQFIKNEKDKNERKLKKHEKTLKKAAGAEKYQHLGELLTANMHLVKQGDENVQVIDYYDPEQNEITIELNPNKTPSENAQGFFKTYQKLKTSKRMVKAEIKKANHEIDYLDQLLQQIDSAREADIDEIREELRDEGYLKKQKQGKNKKKPSKPVPEKYTASDGTPILVGKNNKQNEYVTMKLAHRDDIWLHTKDIPGSHVIIRAKEPSEETLVEAAQLAAYFSKSQQSSSVPVDYTKIRHVKKPNGAKPGFVTYDNQKTLFVTPDKHVTAKLKESETK from the coding sequence ATGCCATTCGATGGAATTGTTACACGGGCAGTAACCCATGAATTAAATTCAAAAATTATACCGGGGAAAATCACAAAAATATACCAGCCGACATCATCTGAACTGGTTTTCACAATACGTAGCCAAGGGAAAAATCACACATTGCTGCTTTCCATTCATCCTGTATATGCACGTTTGCATTTAACAGATGATACGTACAGAAATCCAAAAGAACCACCTATGTTCTGTATGCTCCTCCGCAAAAATTTATCGGGGGCAATCATTGAGTCTATTGAACAGTACGACATGGAAAGGTTAGTCACGTTTCATATCAAAGCAAGAAACGAACTTGGCGATATATCTAATAAAACACTGGTGCTGGAACTAATGGGAAAACATAGTAATTTTATGCTAATTGACGCTGACAAAGGGCACATCCTGGACAGCCTGAAACATGTCCCTGTTTCTCAGAACCGGTATCGTACAATTTTGCCGGGACAGGAATATAAACTTCCACCCAGTCAGAACAAATTAAATCTATTGGATATTGACGGGACTTCTTTTATCAAAAAACTTGATTTCAATGCGGGAAAAATAGACAGTCAAATTGTCGGAACACTGACAGGCTTTTCACCGATGATTGCGAAAGAATTCGTGCATCGTGCTAACCTTGGATCCCAGGATGTCTACAAAAATGTCTTTGAGACCATTCAGCAATCAATCCGTGAAAATAAGTATACACCAGCCATCTATCAGTTCAGGAAAGAAGACTTTCACGTTTTGCCAATTACATTTTTAGAGGTTTCCAAAACAGATTATGATACTGTCAATGACATGCTTGATGCATTTTATTCCGGAAAAGCCGAACGGGATCGTGTGAAACAACAAGCGAAGGACCTGTCTCAATTTATAAAAAATGAAAAAGATAAGAACGAACGAAAGCTGAAGAAACATGAAAAAACTTTAAAAAAAGCAGCAGGAGCAGAAAAATATCAGCATCTTGGGGAATTACTTACTGCAAACATGCACCTGGTGAAACAAGGGGATGAGAATGTTCAGGTAATTGATTACTACGATCCTGAACAAAATGAAATCACAATTGAGCTTAATCCAAACAAAACACCAAGTGAAAATGCGCAAGGTTTTTTTAAAACCTATCAAAAACTAAAGACATCCAAGCGTATGGTAAAAGCGGAGATTAAAAAGGCAAATCATGAAATAGACTATCTGGACCAGCTCCTTCAGCAAATTGACAGTGCACGAGAAGCTGACATTGATGAAATCAGGGAAGAATTACGTGATGAAGGCTACCTGAAGAAACAGAAGCAAGGGAAAAATAAAAAGAAACCGTCTAAGCCGGTGCCGGAAAAGTATACCGCTTCAGACGGTACACCGATACTCGTTGGTAAAAACAACAAACAAAATGAATATGTGACGATGAAACTCGCGCACCGTGATGATATCTGGCTTCATACGAAGGATATTCCCGGATCACACGTTATCATCCGCGCCAAAGAACCAAGCGAAGAAACGTTAGTGGAAGCGGCACAGCTTGCTGCATATTTCAGTAAATCACAACAGTCCTCATCTGTTCCGGTGGATTACACAAAGATACGTCATGTCAAAAAGCCAAATGGGGCAAAACCTGGATTTGTGACATATGACAATCAGAAAACGTTATTTGTAACACCGGATAAACATGTTACAGCAAAATTGAAGGAATCCGAAACAAAATAA
- a CDS encoding calcium-translocating P-type ATPase, SERCA-type yields the protein MNWYQLDAETVEQKLHVTAGSGLKERQVDKRRKEFGENKLQSEKKISRWLIFLKQFQDFMVLVLLAATLIAGVLEEFVDAIAIMVIVLVNGFLGYFQEQKAEKSLAKLKEMSAPVANVMRDGNWAKVPSNEVVVGDVVRINSGDRIPADIRIMKSNSMETDEAALTGESLPVMKHASAIRKDGLDAQDQINMGFMGTLVTRGSGIGIVVGTGMNTVMGQIASLMTNTTKTITPLERKLTELGKILIFMALILTALVVVVGVYQGHPVYNMFLAGVSLAVAAIPEGLPAIVTVALSLGVQRMIRKKAIVRKLSAVETLGCASVICSDKTGTLTENQMTVKELFLNGKHLYVTGDGYSVQGDYFLNDRKVDREFPNLNAMLLYGMLCNNAALQMKKGKYQVDGDPTDGALLVAARKFGLTHVLKDQYKIVKEFPFDSTRKRMSMIIEDENKMRFLITKGAPEVLLPRSDFYLNNDGRQLIRSTDKQTIEKAVDGMAQKALRTIAIGMKPLSGVDEENTSVLENGLTFVGLYGMMDPPRKEVKAAINECREAGIKTVMITGDHEKTARAIAENLNILPEGAMVLNGYQLNQMSVSDLREVIEDVAVFARVTPEHKLKIVEAFQENGHVAAMTGDGVNDAPAIKASDIGISMGRTGTDVTKEASSLILMDDNFTTIKDAITEGRNIYENIRKFIRYLLASNVGEILVMLFAMLLALPLPLVPVQILWVNLVTDGLPAMALGLDQSEDDVMKQGPRNPREGIFSRGLGFKIVSRGILIGIITLAAFMLSYDGTEQTLEYGQTIAFSTLVMAQLIHVFDCRSEKSVFARNPFQNIYLVLAVLSSLILLLGVIYWEPLQPIFHTTFLGIKDWLLILVLSSLPTILFGFTKK from the coding sequence ATGAATTGGTATCAATTGGATGCAGAAACGGTTGAACAAAAACTACATGTTACTGCCGGGTCAGGGCTAAAGGAGAGGCAGGTGGACAAGCGCCGGAAAGAATTCGGAGAAAATAAATTGCAATCTGAGAAAAAAATTTCCCGCTGGCTTATTTTTCTGAAGCAGTTCCAGGATTTTATGGTGCTTGTCTTGCTTGCGGCAACATTAATTGCAGGGGTTTTGGAAGAATTTGTGGATGCAATAGCAATTATGGTAATTGTACTGGTTAATGGCTTCCTTGGCTATTTTCAAGAACAAAAAGCTGAAAAATCGCTTGCCAAACTGAAGGAAATGTCAGCACCGGTAGCGAATGTCATGCGTGATGGCAATTGGGCAAAAGTCCCTTCCAACGAGGTTGTTGTGGGTGATGTGGTCCGCATCAATAGTGGAGATCGGATTCCTGCTGATATACGAATTATGAAGTCCAATAGTATGGAAACAGATGAAGCGGCATTAACCGGCGAATCACTTCCGGTTATGAAACATGCATCGGCAATCCGAAAAGATGGACTTGATGCGCAAGACCAGATTAATATGGGATTTATGGGAACCTTGGTGACACGTGGATCCGGAATTGGGATTGTAGTAGGGACAGGAATGAATACGGTAATGGGGCAGATTGCATCCTTAATGACAAACACGACCAAAACAATAACCCCATTGGAACGAAAATTAACTGAACTCGGGAAAATTCTTATTTTCATGGCATTGATTTTGACAGCATTAGTCGTTGTAGTGGGTGTGTACCAGGGACATCCTGTTTATAATATGTTTCTTGCAGGTGTTTCATTGGCGGTGGCTGCCATACCGGAAGGACTCCCAGCCATTGTAACAGTGGCGCTCTCACTTGGTGTCCAGCGGATGATTAGGAAAAAAGCGATTGTCCGTAAGCTGTCTGCGGTGGAGACATTAGGCTGTGCATCGGTTATATGTTCCGATAAGACGGGGACACTGACGGAGAATCAAATGACGGTCAAAGAGTTATTTTTGAATGGAAAACATCTTTATGTAACTGGTGATGGATACTCGGTTCAGGGTGACTATTTTCTAAATGATCGAAAAGTAGATAGGGAATTTCCGAATCTGAATGCCATGTTATTATATGGAATGCTCTGTAACAACGCAGCACTGCAAATGAAAAAAGGAAAATATCAGGTGGATGGGGATCCGACAGATGGTGCTTTGTTAGTGGCAGCCAGAAAATTCGGGTTAACCCATGTACTTAAAGATCAATATAAAATTGTTAAGGAGTTTCCATTTGATTCGACCCGAAAACGAATGAGCATGATTATCGAAGACGAAAACAAAATGCGTTTTCTAATCACAAAAGGGGCACCGGAAGTGCTTCTGCCAAGGTCAGATTTTTACTTGAATAATGACGGACGGCAACTGATCCGGTCAACTGATAAACAAACAATTGAAAAGGCAGTCGACGGAATGGCACAAAAAGCGTTGCGGACAATTGCCATTGGGATGAAGCCGTTATCTGGTGTGGATGAGGAAAATACTTCAGTACTGGAGAATGGGTTAACGTTTGTAGGGTTGTATGGCATGATGGATCCGCCGCGGAAGGAAGTGAAAGCAGCAATTAATGAGTGCCGGGAAGCCGGTATAAAGACAGTAATGATTACTGGTGATCATGAAAAAACAGCACGCGCGATTGCTGAGAATCTGAATATTCTTCCTGAAGGTGCTATGGTGCTGAATGGCTACCAGTTAAATCAAATGTCTGTTTCGGATCTTCGGGAAGTAATAGAAGATGTTGCGGTATTTGCAAGGGTAACACCTGAGCATAAATTGAAGATAGTTGAAGCTTTTCAGGAAAATGGACATGTTGCGGCAATGACAGGTGATGGTGTGAATGATGCGCCTGCAATTAAAGCAAGCGACATCGGCATCAGTATGGGAAGAACCGGGACTGATGTGACGAAAGAAGCTTCCTCTTTAATATTAATGGATGATAATTTTACAACGATTAAGGATGCAATTACTGAGGGAAGAAATATTTATGAAAATATCCGGAAATTTATCCGCTATCTTCTGGCATCGAATGTCGGGGAAATTCTGGTGATGCTTTTTGCGATGTTGCTTGCGCTGCCGCTTCCGCTGGTGCCGGTTCAGATTCTTTGGGTTAATCTTGTAACCGATGGACTTCCGGCAATGGCATTAGGACTGGATCAGTCAGAAGATGATGTCATGAAGCAGGGACCGAGAAACCCGAGGGAAGGAATTTTTTCGAGGGGACTTGGATTTAAAATTGTCAGCAGGGGTATTTTGATTGGAATTATCACGCTCGCAGCATTCATGTTGTCCTATGACGGAACAGAACAAACACTGGAATATGGTCAGACAATTGCTTTTTCCACGCTGGTAATGGCACAGCTTATTCATGTATTTGACTGCCGCAGTGAAAAATCAGTTTTTGCCAGAAACCCATTCCAGAATATCTATCTTGTACTGGCAGTTTTGTCATCATTGATCCTCTTGCTAGGAGTGATTTATTGGGAACCGCTGCAGCCAATTTTCCATACAACGTTCCTTGGGATTAAAGACTGGCTGTTGATACTGGTGCTCAGTTCACTGCCAACTATTTTGTTTGGGTTTACGAAAAAGTAA
- a CDS encoding YicC/YloC family endoribonuclease, which translates to MPKSCYNSIVNYLLTDVIGMVRSMTGYGSDVIHSSDTAVTIEVRGVNHRFLDIAVKMPRSLLFLEDKIKKVVQSYFQRGHLDVFINIDGDGMVEKQLNTDWDLLAQYMDHFNKAKELYDLEGGIPASVMTAIPDLMTVREKGIQSDELSDAILTGLHRACDNMRNMSLSEGEFLYHDLYERIQEIGKTVHQLQSIRDSVTVEYRERIAKRIKEYTGGNSAVDQSRMHQEIALLAEKGDIAEEITRLLSHVRHFLEIIRQDDAIGRKLDFIIQEMLREANTIGSKSSDSQIGERIVTLKSNIEKIKEQVQNIE; encoded by the coding sequence ATGCCTAAATCTTGCTATAATAGTATAGTCAATTACTTGCTTACGGATGTGATCGGAATGGTTAGAAGTATGACCGGGTATGGAAGTGATGTTATACATAGCAGTGATACGGCAGTCACGATTGAAGTTCGGGGTGTGAACCATCGATTTCTGGATATTGCCGTTAAAATGCCCCGTTCACTTTTATTTCTGGAGGACAAAATTAAAAAAGTTGTTCAATCCTATTTTCAACGTGGTCATTTGGACGTATTCATCAATATTGATGGCGACGGTATGGTTGAAAAACAATTAAACACAGATTGGGATTTATTGGCACAGTACATGGATCATTTTAATAAGGCAAAGGAATTGTATGATTTGGAAGGGGGAATTCCTGCATCCGTTATGACAGCTATTCCTGACTTAATGACAGTTCGGGAAAAAGGGATACAGTCAGATGAGTTATCAGATGCTATCCTGACCGGGTTACACCGTGCATGTGATAACATGCGGAACATGAGTTTAAGTGAGGGAGAGTTCCTTTATCATGATCTGTATGAACGGATTCAGGAAATTGGGAAGACGGTGCACCAGCTGCAATCAATCAGGGATTCCGTAACTGTTGAATACCGGGAACGAATTGCGAAGCGGATTAAGGAATATACCGGAGGCAATTCAGCAGTAGATCAGTCTCGCATGCACCAGGAAATCGCATTGCTGGCTGAAAAAGGGGATATTGCAGAGGAGATTACAAGGCTGCTTAGCCACGTCCGCCATTTTCTTGAGATAATCAGGCAGGATGATGCTATTGGACGGAAGCTTGATTTTATTATTCAGGAAATGCTCCGGGAAGCCAACACGATAGGTTCCAAATCATCTGATTCCCAAATAGGTGAACGAATAGTAACATTGAAAAGCAATATTGAAAAAATTAAAGAACAAGTGCAAAATATAGAGTAA
- the remA gene encoding extracellular matrix/biofilm regulator RemA yields MSLRLINIGFGNVVSANRVISIVSPESAPIKRIITVARDNNKLVDATYGRRTRAVIITDSDHVVLSAVQPETVGQRVLSHEEISDE; encoded by the coding sequence TTGAGTTTACGATTAATAAATATAGGTTTTGGAAATGTAGTTTCGGCCAATCGGGTTATTTCAATCGTCTCGCCGGAATCAGCACCGATTAAACGGATTATTACAGTTGCGCGGGATAATAACAAGCTCGTGGATGCAACGTATGGGCGGCGTACGAGGGCCGTCATTATTACAGATAGTGACCATGTTGTTTTGTCGGCAGTACAGCCTGAAACAGTTGGACAACGTGTGTTAAGTCATGAGGAAATTTCAGACGAATAA
- the gmk gene encoding guanylate kinase codes for MIDEKGILFILSGPSGVGKGTVRRELFEQETDLRYSISMTTREKRRGEQDGVDYFYKTREEFESLIEQNELLEYAQFVNNYYGTPRRYVEDTLAAGHDVFLEIEVQGALQVKENFPEGVFIFLFPPSLEELKNRIVNRGTESQELVLKRLREARNEIEMMDAYDYVVVNDHVKHAVTKVKSIIQSEHCKRDRIAKQYKRLLEDELS; via the coding sequence TTGATTGATGAAAAGGGAATTTTATTTATTCTCTCTGGACCATCCGGTGTCGGTAAAGGAACGGTCAGAAGAGAACTTTTTGAACAGGAAACTGACCTTCGATATTCCATATCGATGACAACGCGGGAGAAACGCCGCGGTGAACAGGATGGTGTTGATTATTTCTATAAGACCAGGGAAGAATTTGAAAGCCTGATTGAGCAGAACGAGCTTTTGGAATATGCTCAATTTGTCAATAATTATTATGGAACCCCACGCAGATATGTGGAGGATACTTTGGCTGCCGGACACGATGTTTTCCTTGAAATTGAAGTACAGGGAGCATTGCAGGTGAAAGAAAACTTTCCTGAAGGTGTTTTTATTTTTCTTTTTCCCCCAAGTCTTGAAGAATTGAAAAATCGAATTGTCAACAGGGGTACGGAGTCGCAGGAATTGGTCCTGAAGCGCCTGAGAGAAGCCCGGAATGAAATTGAAATGATGGATGCATATGATTATGTGGTTGTTAATGATCATGTGAAACATGCTGTGACGAAAGTAAAATCAATCATACAGAGCGAGCATTGTAAGCGTGACCGGATTGCCAAACAATATAAAAGGTTATTGGAGGATGAATTATCATGA
- the rpoZ gene encoding DNA-directed RNA polymerase subunit omega, whose product MMLEPSIDELLEKINSKYTLVTLSARRARQIRETNETLVENTKSHKYVGKALEEVIAEKLDVKKDME is encoded by the coding sequence ATGATGTTGGAGCCGTCAATTGATGAATTATTGGAAAAAATTAATTCCAAGTATACGCTGGTAACATTATCAGCAAGGCGTGCCCGTCAAATACGTGAGACGAATGAAACACTGGTTGAAAACACAAAATCTCATAAGTATGTTGGCAAGGCACTGGAAGAAGTGATCGCTGAGAAATTAGATGTAAAAAAAGATATGGAATAA